The following are encoded together in the Zingiber officinale cultivar Zhangliang chromosome 8A, Zo_v1.1, whole genome shotgun sequence genome:
- the LOC122008117 gene encoding tubulin alpha-2 chain translates to MRECISIHIGQAGIQVGNACWELYCLEHGIQPDGQMSSDKTVGGGDDAFNTFFSETGAGKHVPRAIFLDLEPTVIDEVRTGTYRQLFHPEQLISGKEDAANNFARGHYTIGKEIVDLCLDRIRKLADNCTGLQGFLVFNAVGGGTGSGLGSLLLERLSVDYGKKSKLGFTVYPSPQVSTSVVEPYNSVLSTHSLLEHTDVAVLLDNEAIYDICRRSLDIERPTYTNLNRLVSQVISSLTASLRFDGALNVDVTEFQTNLVPYPRIHFMLSSYAPVISAEKAYHEQLSVAEITNSAFEPSSMMAKCDPRHGKYMACCLMYRGDVVPKDVNAAVATIKTKRTIQFVDWCPTGFKCGINYQPPTVVPGGDLAKVQRAVCMISNSTSVAEVFSRIDHKFDLMYAKRAFVHWYVGEGMEEGEFSEAREDLAALEKDYEEVGAECAEGEEGEDDEY, encoded by the exons ATGAGAGAGTGCATCTCGATCCACATTGGCCAGGCCGGTATTCAGGTCGGAAACGCGTGCTGGGAGCTTTACTGTCTCGAGCATGGCATCCAG CCTGATGGTCAAATGTCTAGTGACAAAACCGTTGGGGGTGGTGATGACGCTTTCAACACCTTCTTCAGCGAGACTGGTGCGGGCAAGCACGTCCCTCGTGCCATCTTTCTTGATCTGGAACCTACTGTAATTGACGAAGTAAGAACTGGCACTTACCGTCAGCTCTTCCACCCTGAACAGCTTATCAGCGGAAAGGAAGATGCCGCTAATAACTTTGCAAGAGGCCACTACACCA TTGGCAAAGAAATAGTCGATCTCTGCCTTGATCGCATCAGGAAGCTAGCGGATAATTGCACTGGCCTCCAAGGCTTCCTTGTTTTCAATGCTGTCGGTGGAGGCACTGGATCCGGGCTTGGTTCTCTTCTCCTCGAGCGTTTGTCTGTGGACTACGGCAAGAAATCGAAGCTGGGCTTCACAGTCTATCCATCTCCTCAAGTCTCTACCTCAGTGGTGGAGCCTTACAACAGTGTTCTGTCCACCCACTCTCTTCTCGAGCACACTGATGTGGCTGTTCTCCTAGACAATGAGGCAATCTATGATATCTGCAGGCGATCTCTTGACATCGAACGCCCCACGTACACCAATCTCAATCGTCTCGTTTCTCAG GTCATTTCTTCTTTGACTGCCTCTCTGAGGTTTGATGGTGCTTTGAATGTTGATGTCACTGAGTTCCAAACCAATCTGGTCCCGTATCCAAGGATTCACTTCATGCTCTCATCCTACGCCCCCGTCATCTCTGCAGAGAAGGCTTACCATGAGCAACTCTCCGTTGCCGAAATCACCAACAGTGCCTTCGAACCTTCTTCCATGATGGCAAAATGCGACCCTCGCCATGGAAAGTACATGGCTTGCTGCCTCATGTACCGTGGAGACGTGGTGCCCAAGGATGTTAATGCTGCTGTTGCGACTATTAAGACCAAGCGCACCATTCAGTTCGTTGACTGGTGCCCGACCGGATTCAAGTGCGGCATCAATTATCAGCCGCCCACTGTTGTTCCCGGTGGTGATCTGGCCAAGGTGCAAAGAGCTGTGTGCATGATATCTAACTCCACCAGCGTTGCTGAAGTCTTCTCCCGGATTGATCACAAATTTGATCTTATGTATGCTAAGAGAGCATTCGTGCACTGGTATGTTGGTGAGGGCATGGAGGAAGGTGAGTTCTCTGAGGCTCGTGAGGACCTTGCTGCACTCGAGAAGGATTACGAGGAGGTTGGTGCTGAGTGTGCTGAGGGCGAGGAAGGGGAAGATGATGAGTACTGA
- the LOC122008118 gene encoding uncharacterized protein LOC122008118, with product MAAVSCSAATLSACAAAVSCSGARRQPRVRFLEGLNSFSGLKADNEVSSLGRPACAARCFAELATALQAPSRGGRSGGGALSATCNAAGEIFQIAVIMNGLVLVGVAVGFLLLRVEAWVEEQE from the coding sequence ATGGCCGCCGTGTCGTGTTCCGCAGCAACGCTCTCCGCGTGCGCCGCCGCCGTTTCGTGCTCCGGCGCGAGGAGGCAGCCCCGAGTGCGGTTCCTGGAAGGCCTGAACTCGTTCTCGGGGCTCAAGGCCGACAACGAGGTGTCGTCGCTTGGCCGGCCGGCGTGCGCCGCCCGATGCTTCGCGGAGCTCGCGACCGCTCTGCAGGCGCCGTCCAGGGGCGGGCGGAGCGGCGGCGGGGCGCTATCGGCGACCTGCAACGCCGCGGGGGAGATTTTCCAGATCGCGGTGATCATGAACGGGCTGGTGCTGGTCGGGGTCGCGGTCGGGTTCTTGCTTCTGCGGGTGGAGGCATGGGTGGAGGAACAAGAGTAG